The Rhododendron vialii isolate Sample 1 chromosome 5a, ASM3025357v1 genome contains a region encoding:
- the LOC131325940 gene encoding mechanosensitive ion channel protein 6-like: MDDWRIRHKSRFHIPPGIFFKKGDDDEDREPYCEDADAPMYRCLFSPALAKLLSAMILLSILFTTTVPSFRTLELGHLRLWRWQLVAVFPFYGRSISRAITTRVLQVIENANNARLKGNLPHAYAVKRTFEYVLPFATLLTTWILLIDTPLKKLGKMNIALENVTKILSCVVVLTIIWGFNIVVWKVVSISFHRRNYLEQIKEAIFALYILRSMLTPLKDPNQMTEEREVIIAAAPKNRRGHKLLHGRMTFCQWRLVSVDTSNDWEVWNMVNLVRNANALDEMLRLLPHRRSTRPNLNPWDDKAMSVSEEIIKKVSKSESREISLGDLSYCMPEEIAEEALKRIGAKQGKFGIDELFIWVSRTFQQHRGLESSLGDTHLVLRDLHRAVNVVVLAILTFAWLVILDTVCVLPINEELGHKFYMVILFHALVVACVFHVIWNMYGDRVRFFFRHSIQVGETCTIDGKKMQVEELSVFNTLFLTMEGDEAF; the protein is encoded by the exons ATGGACGACTGGAGAATCAGACACAAATCAAGGTTTCACATACCTCCCGGgatatttttcaagaaaggCGATGACGATGAGGATAGAGAACCCTATTGCGAAGACGCAGACGCGCCAATGTATCGATGTTTGTTCTCCCCTGCTTTGGCTAAACTTCTCTCTGCCATGATTCTTCTCTCTATTCTCTTCACCACAACCGTGCCGAGTTTCCGAACCTTGGAACTCGGACACTTGAGGTTGTGGAGGTGGCAACTCGTCGCCGTCTTTCCTTTTTACGGACGCTCTATCTCCCGCGCCATTACCACTCGCGTTCTTCAAGTAATCGAAAACGCGAATAACGCGAGGCTAAAGGGAAATCTCCCTCACGCGTATGCCGTGAAGAGAACCTTCGAGTATGTTCTACCGTTCGCCACATTGTTAACAACCTGGATTTTATTGATAGACACTCCCCTCAAGAAGCTTGGTAAAATGAATATTGCACTTGAAAACGTAACAAAGATACTGTCTTGCGTTGTTGTCTTGACGATAATTTGGGGCTTCAACATCGTTGTATGGAAGGTCGTGTCGATTTCGTTCCACAGGCGAAACTATTTggaacaaatcaaagaggccATCTTTGCTCTGTACATCTTACGTAGCATGTTAACTCCATTAAAGGATCCAAATCAGatgacagaggagagagaggttaTCATCGCTGCTGCCCCGAAAAATCGAAGGGGACACAAGCTTTTACACGGCCGGATGACCTTTTGTCAATGGCGTCTCGTGAGCGTGGACACCTCGAATGATTGGGAAGTTTGGAATATGGTGAATCTCGTCCGGAACGCGAATGCATTAGATGAAATGTTACGGCTACTTCCCCATCGCCGTTCTACCCGTCCTAACCTCAACCCATGGGATGACAAAGCGATGTCTGTATCCGAAGAGATAATTAAGAAGGTGTCGAAAAGCGAATCCAG AGAAATTAGTCTTGGCGACCTATCGTACTGCATGCCGGAAGAGATTGCTGAGGAAGCGTTGAAGCGGATCggagccaaacaaggaaagttTGGGATAGATGAGCTCTTCATTTGGGTG AGTCGCACTTTTCAGCAGCACAGAGGGCTTGAGTCATCACTCGGCGACACTCACCTTGTCTTGAGAGATTTGCATCGCGCCGTCAATGTCGTTGTCTTGGCAATACTTACATTCGCTTGGCTCGTCATACTAGACACCGTATGTGTCCTCCCAATAAACGAGGAATTGGGACACAAGTTTTACATGGTGATACTGTTTCATGCTCTGGTGGTTGCCTGTGTCTTTCACGTCATATGGAATATGTATGGCGACAGGGTTAGATTCTTTTTCCGCCACTCAATCCAAGTCGGGGAAACTTGCACCATTGACGGGAAAAAG ATGCAAGTGGAGGAGTTGAGCGTTTTCAACACACTTTTTCTGACCATGGAGGGCGATGAGGCATTCTGA
- the LOC131327454 gene encoding F-box protein At3g07870-like: MSQFGSLPLETVVDILSRLSITSLGRCRCVCKSWRSVIADPFLINKQLCVNRHRHSIDGDPNHYFFLAYSIVFERDCRNSAYGLEYFDYSCHSLQCSETFEERKRLQFPTDIGHFRVKSSCNGVLCLLRSHYIGSSCYSYAIILWNPSINKFKILPKPGGQFQASSHDNDVFVGIGFVPQTNDYKVVRLINLATNSDVFFSPRIEMYSLNTDSWTTWTTGYDVQWRLCGRETTDASVNGAVHWTARKTTSCDNDDGDDDGSPFLIVSFHLADEVLREIRLPKYHCAHRDPYRKYGFISVIHGKLAFTIDRGDENSLDQEVWEIWLLEDYDNEESWTKFCTITMVPRCRHIVPLQFLNNGEFVVCSGKGGLIVFNLETQQIVGKELHGSGFEVVNYTQSLVLVKEGVDGSSTEMSSFAKELKEFEDEKKEEEKRKSHFIDQSNNGKSNEASRQAQSGKSPSQDTEDSTDRAYLAIA, from the exons ATGTCACAATTTGGGAGCTTGCCTCTAGAAACTGTGGTTGATATCCTTTCAAGACTATCAATCACATCGCTTGGGCGATGTAGGTGCGTGTGCAAATCATGGCGCTCCGTGATTGCCGATCCTTTCCTCATCAACAAACAACTCTGTGTCAATCGACACCGGCATTCTATTGATGGTGATCCTAACCATTATTTCTTCCTTGCCTATTCAATTGTATTTGAGAGGGATTGCAGGAATTCAGCGTACGGCCTTGAGTATTTCGATTATTCTTGTCATTCTTTGCAGTGCTCTGAAACCTTCGAAGAGCGTAAGCGACTCCAATTCCCGACGGACATCGGGCACTTCCGCGTCAAGAGTTCTTGTAACGGGGTACTGTGCCTCCTTCGTTCTCATTACATAGGTTCTTCTTGTTATTCCTATGCTATAATCTTATGGAACCCTTCGATCAACAAATTCAAGATCCTCCCGAAGCCCGGTGGCCAGTTCCAAGCTTCGTCCCATGACAATGATGTGTTTGTCGGGATAGGATTTGTCCCTCAAACAAACGACTACAAAGTCGTGCGACTTATAAATCTGGCAACAAATTCGGACGTTTTCTTTTCTCCGCGGATTGAGATGTATTCGTTGAATACAGATTCTTGGACGACGTGGACAACGGGTTACGATGTTCAATGGAGGTTATGTGGCCGGGAAACTACCGATGCATCCGTCAACGGAGCCGTCCATTGGACAGCAAGGAAGACTACTTCGTGCGATAatgatgatggtgatgatgatggCTCACCATTTCTGATTGTTTCGTTCCATTTGGCGGATGAGGTCCTGAGAGAAATACGTCTGCCCAAATATCACTGTGCTCATCGTGATCCGTACCGGAAGTATGGGTTTATTTCAGTCATACATGGAAAACTTGCTTTTACGATTGATCGTGGAGACGAAAATTCCTTAGATCAAGAAGTTTGGGAAATATGGCTATTGGAAGATTATGACAACGAGGAATCGTGGACGAAGTTTTGTACCATAACTATGGTTCCTAGATGCAGGCACATAGTACCTTTACAATTTCTGAACAATGGTGAATTTGTCGTCTGCTCAGGGAAGGGCGGATTGATCGTATTTAACCTGGAAACCCAACAAATTGTTGGTAAGGAACTGCATGGCTCGGGATTTGAGGTGGTTAATTACACACAGAGTCTTGTTTTGGTTAAGGAAGGAGTTGATGGCTCGAGTACTGAAATGTCGAGTTTCGCTAAGGAGCTAAAGGAGTTTGAGGACGAGAAaaaagaggaggagaagaggaaaaG CCATTTTATTGATCAAAGCAATAACGGGAAGTCTAACGAGGCTTCTCGACAAGCCCAGTCCGGAAAATCTCCGTCTCAGGATACGGAGGACTCAACTGATAGGGCATATTTGGCTATAGCATGA
- the LOC131325941 gene encoding mechanosensitive ion channel protein 6-like — MMENWRIRNNSRFHLPPGIFFRNADEDGEERYCEDAPTYRCFSSPALAKLLFAMILLSILFTTTVPSFQTWELGHLRLWRWQLVAFFAFYGRFISRAITNGVLHVIENSNDARLKGNLPHAYAVKRTFEYLLSFATLLTAWILLIEDIPLKKLGNITKILSCVVVSMFIWGFKIVVWKVVSISFHRRNYLEQIKEAVFSLYILRTMLTPLKDPNQMTEEREVIVAAAPNNRRGHKLLQGRITFCEWRLVSTDTTNDWGVWNMVNLVRNAKALDETLRLLPHRRSTRPNLNTWDDKAMSVSEEIIKVVSKSESREISLEELSYCMPEAIAEEALKRIGATQGKFGIDELFIWMSRTFQQHKGLELSLNDTQRILQDLHSAIGVVVLAIFSFAWLVILDTVYLLPKDEESGLICMSYIFILFLALVVAYVFHVVWEKDGDGVRFFFRHQIQVGETCTIDGDTMQVEELSIYYTVFLNTVGHKMFCPNFKLLAGEGNFR; from the exons ATGATGGAAAATTGGAGAATCAGAAACAACTCGAGGTTTCACCTACCTCCCGGGATATTTTTCAGGAACGCCGACGAGGATGGGGAGGAACGCTATTGCGAAGACGCGCCAACATATCGATGTTTCTCATCCCCTGCCTTGGCAAAACTTCTCTTTGCCATGATTCTTCTCTCTATTCTCTTCACCACAACCGTGCCAAGTTTCCAAACCTGGGAACTCGGACACTTGAGGCTGTGGAGGTGGCAACTCGTCGCCTTCTTTGCTTTTTACGGACGCTTTATCTCCCGCGCCATTACCAATGGCGTCCTTCACGTAATTGAAAACTCGAATGATGCGAGGCTAAAGGGCAATCTCCCTCATGCGTATGCCGTGAAGAGAACCTTTGAGTATCTTCTCTCGTTTGCCACATTACTAACAGCCTGGATTTTATTGATAGAAGACATTCCCCTCAAGAAGCTCGGTAACATAACAAAGATACTGTCTTGTGTTGTTGTCTCGATGTTCATTTGGGGCTTCAAGATCGTTGTATGGAAGGTCGTGTCGATTTCGTTTCACAGGCGAAACTATTTggaacaaatcaaagaggccGTCTTTTCCCTGTACATCTTGCGTACCATGTTAACTCCATTGAAGGATCCGAATCAGatgacagaggagagagaggttaTCGTCGCTGCTGCCCCGAACAATCGAAGGGGACACAAGCTTTTACAGGGCCGGATTACCTTTTGTGAATGGCGTCTCGTGAGCACAGACACCACGAATGATTGGGGAGTTTGGAATATGGTAAATCTAGTAAGGAACGCAAAAGCATTGGACGAAACGTTACGGCTGCTTCCCCATCGCCGTTCTACCCGTCCTAACCTCAACACATGGGATGACAAAGCGATGTCTGTATCCGAAGAGATAATTAAGGTGGTCTCGAAAAGCGAATCCAG AGAAATTAGTCTTGAAGAACTATCATACTGCATGCCGGAAGCGATTGCTGAGGAAGCGTTGAAGCGGATCGGAGCCACACAAGGAAAGTTTGGGATAGATGAGCTCTTCATTTGGATG AGTCGCACTTTTCAGCAGCACAAAGGGCTCGAGTTATCGCTCAACGATACTCAGCGTATCTTGCAAGATTTGCATAGTGCCATCGGCGTTGTTGTCTTGGCGATATTTTCATTTGCTTGGCTCGTCATACTGGACACTGTATATCTCCTCCCAAAAGACGAGGAATCGGGACTCATATGCATGTCTTACATTTTCATACTATTTCTAGCTCTGGTGGTTGCCTACGTCTTTCACGTCGTATGGGAGAAGGATGGCGATGGGGTTAGATTCTTTTTCCGCCACCAAATCCAAGTCGGGGAAACTTGCACCATTGACGGGGATACG ATGCAAGTGGAGGAGTTGAGCATTTACTACACAGTTTTTCTGAACACGGTGGGCCACAAGATGTTCTGTCCCAATTTTAAGCTCCTggccggggagggaaatttTCGCTAG
- the LOC131325942 gene encoding uncharacterized protein LOC131325942 isoform X2 → MSVSEEIIKKVSKSESREISLEDLSYCMPKVIAEEALKRIGATQGKFGIDELFIWVMQVEKLSVYNTLFLTMEGDEA, encoded by the exons ATGTCTGTATCCGAAGAGATAATTAAGAAGGTGTCGAAAAGCGAATCCAG AGAAATTAGTCTTGAAGACCTATCGTACTGCATGCCGAAAGTGATTGCTGAAGAAGCGTTGAAGCGGATCGGAGCCACGCAAGGAAAGTTTGGGATAGATGAGCTCTTCATTTGGGTG ATGCAAGTGGAGAAGTTGAGCGTTTACAACACACTTTTTCTGACCATGGAGGGTGATGAGGCATGA
- the LOC131325942 gene encoding uncharacterized protein LOC131325942 isoform X1, whose protein sequence is MSVSEEIIKKVSKSESREISLEDLSYCMPKVIAEEALKRIGATQGKFGIDELFIWVSRTFQQHREGLSYHSKILTVSCGICIRPLMSLSWRYLHSLGSSY, encoded by the exons ATGTCTGTATCCGAAGAGATAATTAAGAAGGTGTCGAAAAGCGAATCCAG AGAAATTAGTCTTGAAGACCTATCGTACTGCATGCCGAAAGTGATTGCTGAAGAAGCGTTGAAGCGGATCGGAGCCACGCAAGGAAAGTTTGGGATAGATGAGCTCTTCATTTGGGTG AGTCGCACTTTTCAGCAGCACAGAGAGGGCTTGAGTTATCACTCAAAGATACTCACTGTGTCTTGCGGGATTTGCATTAGGCCGTTGATGTCATTGTCTTGGCGATACTTACATTCGCTTGGCTCGTCATACTAG
- the LOC131325943 gene encoding putative F-box protein At3g16210: MSQFGSLPLETVVDILARLSITSLGRCRCVCKSWHSLIADPFFINKQLCVNRHGRYIDGDRNHYFFLDSIFQRDCRNSSSRHEPYFYSRHSLHCFETFEESKRLQFPTDIGDFSIQISSCNGVLCLLRCHDRGYSYTIILWNPSINKFKILPKPGGQFETSSPVDVSVGIGFVPRTNDYKVVRLMDMTRNSDVFYRPQIEMYSLNTDSWTTWTGTYDVQWRLCRKTSDASVNGAVHWTARKTTWCDDDDNGSQLIVSFHLADEVLREICLPKCHCGLPNRNHGFISVIYEKLAFTIDCGDEDLFYQKVWEIWLLEDYNNDRESWTRFRTITMGPTCRNMVPVQFLNNGEFVVCSGMGRLIVFDPKTQQIVAKELRGSGFIVVNYTQSLVLVNEGTDAPSTEMSSLAKELKEFVMGKCVATLRKFSGRMHRYITQNLIEHGR; this comes from the exons ATGTCACAATTTGGGAGCTTGCCCCTAGAAACTGTGGTTGATATCCTTGCAAGATTATCAATCACATCGCTTGGGCGATGTAGGTGCGTTTGCAAATCATGGCACTCCTTGATCGCCGACCCTTTCTTCATCAACAAACAACTCTGTGTTAATCGCCACGGACGTTATATTGACGGTGATCGTAACCATTATTTCTTTCTTGATTCAATATTTCAAAGGGATTGCAGAAATTCCTCGTCCCGCCATGAGCCTTACTTTTATTCTCGTCATTCTTTGCATTGCTTTGAAACCTTTGAAGAGAGTAAGCGACTCCAATTCCCGACGGACATTGGGGACTTCAGCATCCAGATCAGTTCTTGTAACGGGGTACTATGCCTCCTTCGCTGTCACGATCGAGGTTATTCCTATACTATAATTTTGTGGAACCCTTCGATTAACAAATTCAAGATCCTCCCAAAGCCCGGCGGCCAGTTCGAAACTTCATCCCCTGTTGATGTGTCCGTCGGGATAGGGTTTGTCCCTCGAACAAACGACTACAAGGTGGTGCGCCTTATGGATATGACAAGAAATTCGGACGTTTTTTATCGCCCGCAGATTGAGATGTACTCCTTGAATACGGATTCTTGGACAACATGGACAGGTACTTATGATGTTCAATGGAGGTTATGCAGGAAAACTTCCGATGCATCCGTCAATGGAGCCGTCCATTGGACAGCAAGGAAGACTACTTGGTGTGATGATGACGACAATGGCTCACAATTGATCGTTTCGTTCCATTTGGCGGATGAGGTTCTGAGAGAAATATGTCTGCCCAAATGTCACTGTGGCCTCCCTAATCGGAATCATGGGTTTATTTCAGTCATATATGAAAAACTTGCTTTTACCATTGATTGTGGAGATGAAGATTTGTTTTATCAGAAAGTCTGGGAAATATGGCTATTGGAGGATTACAACAACGACAGGGAATCTTGGACgaggtttcgtaccataactaTGGGTCCTACATGCAGGAACATGGTACCTGTACAGTTTCTCAACAATGGTGAATTTGTCGTCTGCTCAGGGATGGGCAGATTGATCGTATTTGACCCGAAAACCCAACAAATTGTTGCTAAGGAATTGCGTGGCTCGGGATTCATCGTGGTTAATTACACACAGAGTCTTGTTTTGGTTAATGAAGGAACTGATGCCCCAAGTACTGAAATGTCAAGTTTGGCTAAGGAGCTAAAGGAGTTTGTGATGG GCAAATGCGTTGCTACTCTCAGGAAATTCTCTGGACGCATGCATCGTTATATTACACAGAATTTAATAGAGCATGGAAGATGA